The DNA window TTTAGCCCATTTGCAAGATATCCATGATGTAAATAAGAAAtagagatggtttaacaatgctaattacagctttaCATGAAGTAGAGAACAGAaataaacgtttaaaaaaaaattatataacttactaaagtaggttattttgaaaaaaaaaaaggcgcaaagtttcattttatacaaaactgcactcacttatctaaataaataaattaccacaGGCTTGTTTCTTAACAGTAAAACTAATGTGGTCATCCAAACCTTACATGCTACTTTCTCTCACTGTCTAGCTGCATCAATTagtatttgcttctcacaatgatatcaattatttcaattatagaactgtaaggtctacagaaaacaaataaaaaataataataataataattaaataaaccctGGTGTGTATCCACTTTCTGTCATGCAGATTGGTACTGTCGATTCAATCTAGCCACGTCCAGCTAAAACACAGTGATGTTCTGTAagcagggcgaggagccctgtacatttatttgtttattttaaaacgggATACCCCTCCCTCCCAGTGCagattagtattttgtgtttattgtagccatgttgtttttattgttttattaaatgtgacggcgAAGAAAGGTATgtcttgtattgttttgcagcgtggatgggaagccccaccATATTACaaacccgtgcagaatgtgaccgattGATTATTAGATAATTGATAGTTAATACTTCGGTCACTAATGTAAAACCCTGCAGTTCTCGCTGCTCTGGGTAAGTGTTCAAAGGAGAGCGAGCGATTTAAAATCCAAACTAAGTACAGGGTCAGTGAAAgcgactgcccagcctgacctgtatttTGTTcgagatttgtatttgtttaatatttattttgttctgtgagcactgggttttttgttaaaatcttttatttattttttgtatttaaaaataaaaacgccGCACACCTCGCCTTTCGCACCACAGCATTTTccctttgttttttcttcctgcatAGACCGGACTGCAGTCATAACACGGCGATGGGACAgtgtacaacccccccccccccactgaacAAGTCATTTTACCCATagatatataacacatatatatatatatatatatatatatatatatatatatatatatatatatatatatatatatatagctctggaaaaaattaagagaccactgcaaaattatcagtttctctggttttactatttataggtatgtgtttgggtaaaatgaacatttttgttttattctatataaactactgacaacatttctcccaaattccaaataataatattatatatatatatatatatatatatatatatatatatatatatattatatgatataaaTACTTGTATCAATAAAATAGAGATTTTTCGATGTTTTAACAAATATGTCAGTGACATTTAGCCACGTaatagcatatatataaaaaaaaacatacaaaatgtaagAAACCTGTGCTGATCCATATAAACGCACATTACTCTAAAAACTAAACTGTACAAACCACGTTTTCTTGCTGCAATATTTACAAACCAAATGAAAACACTTCTGTAGATATATTTAAGATCTGCATCATAACTCATATGGAAGGATAGACTGCTGGGCACCTTGATATCCCCCAGATTCTGATCCTCTTAAAGGCATGTCATTCCAAATTTCATTTactttttagaattgttttttaaatttccttatatttcattatgtttgcaatcattgtgaGTGGTTCACATTGCAATTATCCAAgcagtgtttcattatttttttttatttttattgtatgttgttatttatgtattgcgGTATGGTGCTTTTCAGTTCTAATGGGTTACCATAGGTATTTGTAATGTTCGCTAGATGaattaaagtgtatttttatacatCTAACAGCCAGCCTCATCtactaatcatttattttatttttctgtgaacacatttctgtgcATTAGACTGGCTCTTACTCAGAAgacattttaattgaataaacCAACTAAAACAGTGACAGGTTTACTCTGTCGACTCCTTTCGGTATTTTAACATCAGTTAGTTTCCCGAACTCTTCTTTGTTCATAACTGGATATGTGGTTCtctagatacagtatatattttgagaATCGTGTATCCAGACAGACGGTTAGACAGACAGATTGCTTCCATACACCAAGGTGCACTGGAAAAACATCACAATGAACTAAATGTAATTATTGTTGAAGTTCCTTCTGTCTGTACATTCTATTTTCCATTCATTGGGGGTTATGTCTCCATGGTAATAGTTCTGAAttttaaaatcagtagaaaataaaacaaaatcagtaaACACTGTTAGTgtcacaaaacaagaaacaaacatctCAAACATACTTTACAAATTTTAAATCTCCCTTCAGTTGCTTGGTGTAAGTTTTCCTTTAACAAAGAACAATATATACTGCATTATAAGGCAAAGTACATTATGTTTCATGATATATTGTCACTTGTTGGCAAAAGATACATGATGCTGCATGTGTAcctgatgtttttattattgtatttattgggGATATTATGTAATAGTGTACAATGAAATATATTATCTACTGTTTACATTGTTGCATTCGTCATGCCAATAATAACACAATGTTCATACATTCTTTTTATTGGTGTATCAACTTCACATTTATGTTATACCACTGTCACACATATAATTTATACATGGCAGCAATtatagttttataatatatagataagtACTATAACTGCAGCTTAGCCCATATGAAAGTCAAAAAGTCATAATTTAAGCAAGGCGACGACACGTCATCTATTAATGATTTTCcaactatgtttttatttaataaataaataaataaaaacccttgGATGCAATTATCAACAACtcacacacagacaacagacaCAAATAGTTATTTGCAAGCATTAACAATGCATTGTGCTATCTGCATAAATGGAATGTTTTTGGGCGGAGTTAGTTTTGTTTGATTCTTTGACATTTTTATGCTTACTTTTTAGAACTTGGTTTGACACtatagcaacaaaaacaaaatctaatttgTGTTAATCAGGTAGccattttttttgcaggtatagCTAAATACCTCAACCGTTTAATATTTACTAATATTGAAGTACTGTACTGCTAAACAAATGTTTCCTGCGTCAGCCCTGTTGCACAAAATCCTAACACCTCCCAAAGTGAAATGTCTTTGAGTCTTTGTCAGTTTTGTTCATCGGGTAAAACATCTGGATATTCTAGATCTCTATTGGCTTAGGGGCTTAGTggaatcataaaatacagcactgACCAACATACACCACACTGGGATAAGACACGTTGGGAGTTGATCATTTTACAGCACTTGGCAACAGCCTGGATTGCAATCTAagacagtgctgtaaaatactctcaTAAAATCCAGGCAGAGTATAAACTGCTCAAATTAACCTTAGTGTTACCAGTTTGTTTCCGTATAAAGCTGTGACATCcctctgacaaataaataaatcaaaaacacactGAAGAAACGTTACTGATGTTATTTGCTATTCCTCAACTGAATGTCAATTATTTATATAATGaggctttttaatttttatattttttgcatgatGTAATCACATGGGGTACAATACACGGTCCAACAAGATTCTCTCTGGTTCCTTTGTATGAAGACATGTGCTTGTACTGCCCTGGATTTCTACCGATTTGTGCTTTACGAGTCTTTCATGTCAAAAGCCTTTTGAAAGTCAAAATAAATTCTGTCATACGTACCTACATACCCTCTTCTATCCTGTCAGTCCCTCCTAACAACCTAAACTCACTATTTGTGAATTTTTCTATGTGGTTAGGGGTGGCCAAGTTCAGCTGCTAATATGGTTTCTAGTTCTCgtactttatttataatatttccaGCTTTTAAACATTGCAACTTGAGGTTTTTACTAGTTTTATTCCCAAGAATTTTCTCAATTTGTTTCAATTTTACtctgtacatattttacatttaaaaagtttttttgtgttattttttgtaatgcaggTGCAGATAATTATGTCCGCTATTTTACAGTTTCAGATCAATCGtctatttttttgtattagaaAGCACTACATAATGCACACGGCTGCTTCAATACTGTATATTCAATGCTGTCCAGTTTATAAGGAACTAAAAATTGTGCCTGTTACAATTTTACCTCTTTAATATTAAGCACCTACACTCATAATACTGTTTACCTGGAGTTGAAACAGCTTGAAAAGTAAGCCTGACGCTTAAGATAcgttttttttgttcacatattAAGAAAGCATTTTCTTTGTTAAAGTCTTCTCTCTTTTGCAAGCTGAATGGATCCTCTTCCATTGACCTGATGCCCTTTCATCTTTATCTTCTTCTCCGGGCTCCTGGGTTTGACCTTGCAGATGCATGCAGACACCCCTGCAATGCATTTAGGCAGGTCCACTCCCTTTGTCCATTTCTTCGTCTCTAAATCGTAGACCTGCACCATTTTGGAGAAAACAGTATTCTCCCAGCTGTAGCCGCCGAGGATGTAAATTTTACCACCCAAAACAGCAACCCCGGACTCACTGGTGGCCTGGAACAGGGGAGCCACTCGTGTCCACTGGTTAAACTGGGGGCTGAAGCGCTCCACACTCAAGATGTCAAAGCGCTCCATGGTCTCCACATGGTCATCACTGCCTCCAATGGCGTAGATGTGTTCTTGCAGGGTGCACATGCTGTGCCAGCCCCGACCCTTGATCATGGGGTGTTTCTCCTCCCAGACATCTGTGCGGTAATTGTAACAAAGCATGTTCCGTCTGTAAGGGCCAATCTGGTAGTCGTGGCCCCCAGAGATGTAGATAAACTCTTTAGAGGTCGTGCCTGCATGACCGTAGGTAAATCTGTGATTCGGGGGAAAAACAGAGAGCGTTAGTGTAAGAGCTTTTCAACTGTAAATGTTAACAGCAAGCAggaattaatttgtattaatttagtgtGGTAAGTTATCAGGTGGTTTATGGAGTTATTTAAGCACTACCGTGGAAGTCCTGCCACGTAGGACCAGGTGTCTGTTTGCGGGCTGTAGACCTCCACAGAGGACAGCGCTCCACTGTCATTTCGTCCACCCACAGCAATCAGCCGGTCTGCAATAGTGCCTAGGTAGAAATCCACGCGCCGCTGGTTCATAGGAGTGCCCTGGGAAAACACACAGGACTTCAGCAAACAACATCTGTTGTAGTTGCACTGCGTCAACAGAGTTGAGAACCAATACCACACAAAAGCAGAGTTAAAAATAGACACACTGTTGTAGAACATCGAATAAATAATAAGTATGTTCACGTGCATGCATTTGGCCACAGCTCCTACAGTAAATGGCTTCTCCCTAATCCTCTGCTGGggacacatactgtacaacagaGGCAGGCATAGGTATGTGCATAAGTCTGCATGTACACATCACACTTGGGATACCTACAAGTTTTGCATTCAACTATAAAACCGCTTGCCCAAttgctaaggaccttctttagAACAAGTTATTGAGTGTGTCATAACCTGCAGGAGTATGCAGACTGACTGCATTTAGACCTGCCACAAAAGAGAAAGACCTTAGGGGGAAGCAATTCAAAAGGCAAATAGAATTCTTGATTCTATAGTACAAAATGCAGCGTATAAATCAAGGGttttatgatgaggttgtataatgtaCTGATGAAACCacacttacaatcaattctagGCCCCTCACTACAAAAATGACATTGCGGCTTTGGAGACAGGTAAGAAGCCTGTGAAGTTTGAGTTAAATCTGCACATCTACGCTTTATTTGTCAAATATAAGAATTGCACTGTACGTAACATATATCCCGTCTatggctgtaaattaaaaattagaCCAATCAGTATGATGTTAAAGTTGATAACATTATATACAGAATagcataaaattaaaatgaaatgtttatggTAATCGCAATTTATTAAGCAGCTCTCCAGATTTGAAAATACCGATGGGCGGATACCAGACTCTGACATACCGACAGATAGACATCCCCCTATATGCAcaaaaagtgtgacatacatagaGCTGTCTCTAATATATCTCCATCGCCAGGGTTTCATCCCCTGCAGGGGAAAATAAACTACTTGCACCAAACCTGGTGAGTTTGTGCTTTTCTAGAGAGAACTACAGTTACCTTTATCCACTCGTTGCACCTGGGATCATACCGGTAGAGTACGTTAGAGGCAGCATCCCCTCCATTGTCCCGGGATGAGCTTCCCCCTGCCACGAAGATGAACCCTCCCATCACAGTGACGCAGTGGTGACTCCGGCGGGCAGGGATCTCAGTCTCAGACACCCAGCGGCCTTCGGCAGGGTCCAGGAAGCAAACATCATCGCTCAGCTCCTCCCCGCGCTCTGACACTTCCCCGCCAACGAACAGGAGCTGATCGGCATCAGCACGCAGTGTTGAGCGTTTGTTCTGCAGGACTGGCTGTGCCATGAGCTGGCTGTGGTAACCCAGGGCCTCCTCAATCAGAGCCTCACAGTTGGCCTCCTTTGGGAGCAGGGAGCACACTGTCGGCTTGACCCTGTGTTGGAGGTCACTCATGGAGATGAGTGGGAAGTGGATATTGGCCAGGACTAGGCGGGCGTCCGATTCCCTCTCAGGGTTTTGGGTGAGCCACTGCAGAGCGGCCTGCAGCAGGTTGTGTTCACAATCGTGCTGCACATGGTTGCTGGCCAGGTAAGAGCAGAGTTTCTGCATCCTGAGATTTTGCAGGAAGTCCGGGGTGAAGGACAGGGTGCCGAAGTTAGAGAGGATGAAGCTGTCAATGTACGAGTCGAGCCTGTCCAGGCTGTAGATGAAAGCCAGCTCCTGCAGGTACAGGTAGTTCTCTTCGCTCACCTCGTTCTCCAGGTACTCGCAGCAGAAGTCCACCACCTGCCACACCTGCAACAGATGGGCCGTCTCCAGCACATAGTCAATGTTGCCCCCGTCCAGCGGGAGCTCGCTGCTGTACAGAAAGTCAATGACAGCTTTGAGGCCAATGTAAGAGGCCCCCACCAGCTCAACCTCCAGTTGGCGAGCCTCTCGCATGCCAATGGTAAACATGGAGTTGAAGTAGTCGCTGTAGACAGCGAGAAGGTTGCGGTGGGCCGGTACACGCTGCTCATCCGCCACCAGGACAATGTCACAGAACAGCCCCTTCTGGCGCTGCTCGTTCAGCCCTTGCAGCACCGTGCTTGGGTGCTCGGGCAATCTGTACACCTGCAATAGAACGACtcatttatttatcaatgtatttagATAATAATGATGACATATGTAAGTAGCATTAAAGAATTCCAAATATTAGGTCAATTATCAGAAACCCTTTTATTACTGCGAGAAGTTTTAACAGTGCACCAATGTTTATTTAGCTTAATATTTACATAAAATCTCTCCGACAGTTAATGGGACTCCACAGTCTGATGTCACTGAGGCAACATAATTGTAAATGATATTACATCAGGTCCCTGCATGAAATGTCTGTAACATGccgattaaaaacaaaagggaTATTCAGCCTGCATAGTCAGCTGAGAAGAACTTGAACGCCAAGATAGGTTGACGGGAATTCATCTATTTAACTGAGAACAAATTTGactgaagtttttaaaatccCTAAAAGACGTTGACAAAGTAAACCAATGTTTTGACTGAAACCAGGTCTAaagaacacagttggaaattgaGTGGAGACAGATGTAAAACAAAGGGTTGGGATTATTTtttacagagagtggtgagggaatgAGATGGGTTCCAAGCCATGTTGTTGGTGCTGAAACATTGAACTGAATCAGCTACAGTACTCCCTTGTTACCCTGCCAACAACGGGTTAGGTACCACATTGGCGCTATGGTCAGAGTGGCAGTATAACAAGGGGCATTAAAAATACCTTAACTTACAAAAACTGTAAATTGGCAatcaaaaccttttgtttttcagtgaaaCCATGAAAATATTGTGTACAGATATTGTGTACACAGGTTGGATCTCTTCAGCTTAATCACTAATCTTAAGCTTTCTTCTAGAACAGGCCATTTTCTAATCGCAGTAAGACACTGGGTGTGTTGGAAGTGACTGTGCCTAACAACAAGCCTAGTGGCGCTTCGCAATGCCTTACtgcttaaatattacatttttgtgaagGCACTTTTCCAATATTCTTTCTGAAAACTGTTTCAtgatttttgtaattgtaatctcACATATGTCTCATGTATGTAACTGGCACCATTGTGTGAACGAAGAGATTCTGAGCCCTGGAGCAGAGACGAGGTTCCTGTCACTTGTTACAGTTAAGATGCTGAATTGCAGAGTTTTTGGTTGCAGGTTTGTCTGCCCTGCCTGTATTCTTTCACGCTGCAATACTTTAAAACCGTGCCCTGGGGTGCATTGCTTACTGGCTTTAGGAGGTTCACTCATATCTGTGGATATATTTTCTTGCCCccgtatttaaaaatgaaaccaacCTTGGATGACTCGCTGATTCTGTGCGGACGAGAAACTCTGGTTTGTTTGGCCCCCTCCATTGCAATCAGCCAAAAGACTCCTGGCAGATACAGAAAATAATACTGGCATCAAATTGCAAAATATTGATCAAAAAATATATGTACGgtatgtaaaaacatattttttaaatgtctctctctctctctctctctctctctctctctctatatatatatatatatatatatatatatctaatagcACTTCTATTAAAACAATTTTAGCACATTGATGCTAGTCATAAACATATACTAGATCTGCACATACAACACTATTAAATGTGGCAGCAAAAAGACTTCGCTAAATTGCCAAGCTTATGCAAAACTAAGGAGTAATTCCCCCAAAGTCAGACTGGAGATGCTAGACAAACGTTTCGTTAGATTCAGAGGCTTCCTCGACGATCAAAAGTATATCCCACAGGATTCAGCAGGAATGAAGTGtgcttgtttatatttatttcactCTTTGCAAATCATGTTCACagttacacatgcattttaaactaAAAGTGCTATACTGTCGAAGTACAAACAGCAGACAATTGGATTATCCGCATTATTAGTCAGTACATCACCGAACAGGATAATGACAATGTCAGCAGAAAGGAGCGGTGCTGTTTATTCAAACGAATTGCTTAACACCAAGTTTGTTGtgcgcagaaaaaaaaaaacatgatacagtgggcgattttttatttatttattttgtatcgaTTATATTATCGGTCTCAGATAGAACTCCCAGGATTCACTTTGTTGAACATAAACAATGCATTGTAAACAGATGCAGGTTGTGGTGCTCAAGTTCACCCTCAAATTTACAACGTCCCTAGTTGCTGTTCCAGttactgtattttctaaattCGGAGCATTTtgttccagagaaaaaacgaacAACGCATGTTAAAGCCCATTTAAACAAAGTACAGAACATGATATAAACGTCTTaaaaattgtattgtactgtatatgtatatatgtatatatatatatatatatatatatatatatatatatatatatatatatatatatatatacaagaaaaTTGTTATATGCCATATATAAAACCTATACTCGATTAACAATAAAATACGTTATAATACGCGTCCACAATTTTGGTCTCTGATTCGcttcatttttaatgtaatagGGAACGTTTATAATTAAGTTGCTgacttatttttcatttaaaacctaTACTCGATTAACAATAAAATACGTTATCATTACCAATCCAGCCTTGGTCTCTATTCGCTCATTGTTTAATTGACAGTGGTAATATTGGACCGTTTCCATAGAATAGTTTTAAGGTATTTGCCCGGCTCTTTGCTGTTGCAGCCATAATCTCATCCAGGAAGTGTTTTAGAGAAACGACAGACTTTACAGTAAACCAATCAGACGTTTTGCTCTTTCATGAAGGTGGGCTTGAATCCtaccctgcagctctgtgtgctGCCACAAGGTGGTCAAAGCACACGTATGAGCGCCTCATGCATGATGCATGTGTTTCCAcagatatattaaaacaatactagTCAAATTAAAAGCGATATGTTTGTTTAGATATACGTTTTAATGACACGTGTTATTCTGTGAGAAAACAGACTTCCTGTATTGCTGATATTAACTTATCCCTAGCTGTAACCCAAACATGACCAAATTGATATTAACAGTTATTACAGGAATCACAGAGAAAAGTGCTTAAAAACAGCCCGTGAACAAATTTTGAGCACAACATGcctattttttttggggggggggtaatgaTAATGAACTACAGTATTAAAGTCTAATGCAGCGCTTAATTGTATGTCTCTCCAGCAGGGGGCAACAAATACAACAGCTTTGTACAACAAAAATTGGGTggatttaattttactttatcCCCATCATGACCATTAGGAGGTGAGTCTGAGTCTGCAATTGGGGACCATTTTCAGTGTAACCTGATTGTCGAAAGTCACCAACGCccaaactgagaaaaaaaaaaaaaaaacgaaacccCCTCCTCAGACTTCCGAAGATCCGCTATTAAAATTTACGGTTCATTCATTAGACATCCTCCGTGGCACAGCCTGTTCATCGCGCTTagaaacatatacatacatatttactaCATCGCTCTCTCTGTCTTGTGACTGTAGCTCTTGCATACTTGAATCTATCTTTGTACTCAagatttttgtgtattttcacaGTTTATTGAATTCCTTTGTTAACCTAGAGGTTTTCACTTTCCCCGACATCTAAAAAAATGGCAACAAAAATCGATAAAGAGGCTTGCAGGGAAGCATACAACCTTGTGAGAGACGACAACACTGAAATAAGCTGGTAAgtcttttttacatttatttattttttattttttttagcggATCGCTAGTATAAATAAGACGCTTCTGAATACGTGCAGAATGCATTTCTATGCAACGTTATTTTTTCTGATTCATGTTTTTCAAAACCAGTTGCGCAGAGCTTTCTATTGTAGTTATTCTAAATGTTTGAACTAATAGTTAATCAGTTTATATTGCAAACGTAACGGGATTGTGTAGACTCGATTTACTGTAACGTTTACTTGTTAATTGCACGCATCCCCCGAATACATTGACgcagctgtattgtttttttttatttatttaattattatgaaATTGTATGTTATTACACGTTTGAGTGGAAAACGTAATTTGATTTAACACCTGCTTAGGAAATCAGTTATGTTTTTGACTGATCAAAACTGAAAGATTCTACAACCAATACACCAATATTGATCCTTGCTGAATGATCACTTTGGTAGCAACAATcatagatgattattattattattattatattattattattattattattattattattattattattattctttatttccATTAGGGCTTCCTTCAAATATGATGGTTCAATGATAGTACCAGGGGGCCAGGGCAAAGACTATGAAGAATTTATGAGCCAATGTACAGGTATGACTATTCAGTACAGATTC is part of the Polyodon spathula isolate WHYD16114869_AA chromosome 13, ASM1765450v1, whole genome shotgun sequence genome and encodes:
- the klhl36 gene encoding kelch-like protein 36, whose translation is MEGAKQTRVSRPHRISESSKVYRLPEHPSTVLQGLNEQRQKGLFCDIVLVADEQRVPAHRNLLAVYSDYFNSMFTIGMREARQLEVELVGASYIGLKAVIDFLYSSELPLDGGNIDYVLETAHLLQVWQVVDFCCEYLENEVSEENYLYLQELAFIYSLDRLDSYIDSFILSNFGTLSFTPDFLQNLRMQKLCSYLASNHVQHDCEHNLLQAALQWLTQNPERESDARLVLANIHFPLISMSDLQHRVKPTVCSLLPKEANCEALIEEALGYHSQLMAQPVLQNKRSTLRADADQLLFVGGEVSERGEELSDDVCFLDPAEGRWVSETEIPARRSHHCVTVMGGFIFVAGGSSSRDNGGDAASNVLYRYDPRCNEWIKGTPMNQRRVDFYLGTIADRLIAVGGRNDSGALSSVEVYSPQTDTWSYVAGLPRFTYGHAGTTSKEFIYISGGHDYQIGPYRRNMLCYNYRTDVWEEKHPMIKGRGWHSMCTLQEHIYAIGGSDDHVETMERFDILSVERFSPQFNQWTRVAPLFQATSESGVAVLGGKIYILGGYSWENTVFSKMVQVYDLETKKWTKGVDLPKCIAGVSACICKVKPRSPEKKIKMKGHQVNGRGSIQLAKERRL